A window of Syngnathoides biaculeatus isolate LvHL_M chromosome 9, ASM1980259v1, whole genome shotgun sequence contains these coding sequences:
- the LOC133506510 gene encoding beta-1,3-N-acetylglucosaminyltransferase lunatic fringe-like has translation MRRSARDRHRRVAVLCLLVAGMLVATHAEEEAEDAPGSRAVFTDYFRQLSRERRALNRSTRSSAPPEPAELLTADDVFVAVKTTKKYHQSRLELLLDTWIANNMQHTYVFTDAEDAALRKRIGFHLINTNCSAAHSRQALSCKMAAEYDAFLNSDRKWFCHVDDDNYLNMNTLLGLLSQYSHAQDVYIGKPSLERPLEATETLPDGKTRKVDFWFATGGAGFCLSRALAIKMRPWASKGAFLSTAERIHLPDDCTVGYIVGALLGVGLTRSPLFHSHLESLALLTRVEEQVTLSYSIDDRNIISLKGPFPIQQDPTRFKCVHCVLYPHTPWCQI, from the exons ATGAGGAGGTCCGCGAGGGACCGACACCGCCGCGTCGCCGTCCTCTGCCTGTTGGTCGCCGGCATGCTCGTCGCCACTCAcgcggaggaggaggcggaagaCGCTCCGGGGAGCCGCGCGGTTTTCACAGACTACTTCAGGCAACTCAGCCGCGAAAGGAGAGCCTTAAACCGGTCGACACGGAGCAGCGCCCCGCCTGAGCCTGCGGAGCTTCTGACCGCGGACGATGTGTTCGTCGCGGTGAAGACCACCAAAAAATACCACCAGAGCAGATTGGAGCTCCTTTTGGACACATGGATcgccaacaacatgcaacat ACATacgtgttcacagacgccgagGACGCGGCGCTGAGGAAACGGATTG GTTTTCACCTGATCAACACTAATTGCTCGGCAGCTCACAGCCGACAAGCGCTCTCTTGTAAAATGGCCGCCGAGTACGACGCCTTCTTAAACTCCGACAGGAA GTGGTTCTGTCACGTGGACGACGACAACTACCTGAACATGAACACCCTCTTGGGCCTGTTGTCTCAGTACAGCCACGCGCAGGATGTCTACATCGGGAAACCCAGTCTGGAGCGCCCCTTGGAGGCCACCGAGACGCTCCCCGATGGTAAAACG AGGAAGGTGGATTTCTGGTTCGCCACAGGGGGCGCCGGCTTCTGCCTAAGTCGCGCTCTCGCCATCAAGATGCGACCGTGGGCCAG TAAGGGGGCGTTCTTGTCGACGGCCGAGCGTATCCATCTGCCGGATGACTGCACTGTGGGCTACATCGTGGGGGCTCTGTTGGGAGTGGGCCTCACCCGCTCACCACTTTTCCACTCACACCTGGAGAGCCTGGCATTGTTGACGCGGGTGGAGGAACAg GTGACTCTCAGCTACAGCATAGATGACAGAAACATCatcagtctcaaaggacctttTCCAATACAACAAGATCCAACCAG gTTCAAGTGTGTGCATTGTGTGTTGTATCCACACACACCCTGGTGCCAGATCTGA